Proteins co-encoded in one Euleptes europaea isolate rEulEur1 chromosome 1, rEulEur1.hap1, whole genome shotgun sequence genomic window:
- the YJU2B gene encoding probable splicing factor YJU2B has product MPYNIWCDGCQNHIGMGVRYNAEKKKVGNYYTTPIYRFRMKCHLCPNHIEMQTDPANCDYVIVSGARRKEERWDVEANEQIVATAHEEKQKLEMDAMYRLEHGSKDQGKLQRAIPTLQNIQEAQSAWKDDFALNSLLRQKFREEKKVLQEEEKKDLALQSKASLSIPLVRETEEDRRLATLLKYQSLGSYEDKQKQKRSAIADRPWFLSPQASGTKASDTLRKLGLSGKSPAGKSPIGTTSLGVVRRKSRDGQGVSMEEEEAAAAPPVQENSRDGAPLDTPAVTELGSQTAEENPPCSSAASLVADYSDSSSDADAEL; this is encoded by the exons ATGCCCTATAACATTTGGTGCGACGGCTGCCAGAACCACATTGGCATGG GTGTTCGCTACAACGCGGAGAAGAAGAAAGTGGGCAATTACTACACAACCCCCATCTACAG gttccgGATGAAATGCCACCTGTGCCCCAACCACATCGAGATGCAGACGGACCCCGCCAACTGCGACTACGTCATCGTCAGCGGGGCCCGGCGCAAGGAAGAGCGATGGGACGTGGAAGCCAACGAGCAGATCGTGGCCACGG CCCACGAGGAGAAGCAGAAGCTGGAGATGGACGCCATGTACCGGCTGGAGCATGGCTCCAAGGACCAGGGCAAGCTGCAGCGGGCCATCCCCACCTTGCAGAACATCCAGGAGGCCCAGAGCGCCTGGAAGGATGACTTCGCCCTCAACAGCCTCCTCCGCCAGAAGTTCCGG GAAGAGAAGAAAGTCCtgcaagaggaggagaagaaagaccTTGCCCTGCAGTCGAAGGCCAGCCTCAGCATCCCACTGGTGCGGGAGACTGAGGAGGACCGCCGCCTGGCGACGCTGCTCAAGTATCAGAGCCTTGGCT CCTACGAAGACAAACAGAAGCAGAAGCGCAGCGCGATTGCCGACCGCCCCTGGTTCTTGTCGCCTCAGGCCTCCGGCACCAAAGCCAGCGACACCCTGAGAAAGCTGGGACTGTCCGGGAAATCCCCGGCCGGCAAGTCACCCATAGGCACGACCAGCTTGGGTGTCGTGCGTCGGAAATCCCGAGACGGGCAAGGCGtttccatggaggaggaggaggctgccgCGGCTCCCCCAGTACAGGAGAACAGCCGGGACGGCGCGCCCCTCGACACCCCGGCGGTGACGGAGCTGGGCTCCCAAACTGCTGAAGAAAACCCTCCGTGCAGTTCGGCCGCCTCGCTGGTTGCGGATTATTCAGACTCTTCGTCTGACGCGGATGCCGAACTTTGA